In Camelina sativa cultivar DH55 chromosome 13, Cs, whole genome shotgun sequence, the genomic window aatcACATAGgttatttagaagaaaaaaaatggaaaaagaaggTTATATCGTATAAGCAtgttaaacttaaaaaaatcgTCTAACCTCTAATATCATAAACTAAGGATAAAAAAAGGgtcattgtttttttaactaCAAAACTAAAGATGTGATATGGAAAGGTAAAAAGCAGAGATCGGGTCGTGAACACAAAAggagttttgaaaaaaaaaggaaaagagtaaataaaaagaacaaacttgTGGACACTCGAGGAAAATGGGAACGCAGAGATTTGAACCTGTCATAATAAGttgccaaaaagaaagaaaaaaaatggacgTGACATAACAATTAACAATATAACTTTTGaataatatctaatattaattCATCAAATTCACGATGACTGTAAGATGGGCTTGAAAAGCACAGTGAGTTAAAGATGAGTGAACTAAAAATATGGTTTCGATTTTACGCTTTCATATGAGATTTCTACATTTAAGTTACGGTTACTTCGAAAAAACAtcgaagaaagaaaaatactagTCACTCGTTTAAAACGAACGCTCATTCGAAAACATTGAGATTGTGAAGCacaatattaaaaagtttaaacttatttaattttcagAAGACTcgtaacaaaattaaaatcaaaaatatcattGAATCGGAAGATTGCAAAACATAAGACgaattcttatattttattatatatatatatatatatgactaaaatGATAAAACCAAATGAGTGAGATACTGCATGAAGACGCCATATGTCTGACCAACACGATGAGCTGTTGTCGATGAACTCACCATATGCCAAGACACGTTATTACCGACAAAACATTTTGTATAGTCAAATGTCATTAATTAATATCCACAGATccaataaaaaaagtaaatatcatAAGTAgttgtaaattataaatactgtACTTATAATTTCTCGCTTATGCctattgattttattattattacaccaGACTCAACAGTTTAGTCGAGACGACGACGAGACTCAAACACTAacattttagaagaaaaagaaaaaaaagattacacaaTTCTAATTTCTCTTAATAAcatttcaaactttaaaaaaaaaacacaaagattaatagaaataaaacacatttataaGACAAAACTAAACTTAGACATCAACTTTACAAGTTGAAGGAGCGAGAAGAGGAACTTGTCCGTTAGAAGATCGAGTAAATCTCAACCACACATCACACGTGGCATAAAATCCATACCGTCCAGTCTTAATCGCACCAGCTTTCCAACGTAGCCTCCCTAAAACCACCACCCTCATCAAAACGACACCGTAAGCTTCATCACTCTTCAAACCGTTAGCCACCTCCGGCGAAACCGGTACACCGTTACCACCCATCACCGGAGCTATCACCACCGTAGATTTATGTCCCAAACGCAACGGAGGAAGCGGAAGCGGCGGCgttatgatttgatttttgtacGTCACGTACATGGAGAGCTTGTCGTAGTAAATGGAGACTCTCCGGTTAGGGTTTCTCGCCAAAACGCTGAACTGAACAGAGGTTGTGATCAACGGCGGCGCCGTGAAGTTGAGGTCGTAGATAGCGGCTCCGACGACGGTGAGACGTGGTTTGTGTGGACGGTAGACGAGCCAGAGGATCAAAGCGATGATACCTAGTAAGACGAGGATGGTGAAGATCGCACCGCAGATTGCACGGCGAGCGTCTCCGCCGCCACCTCCGCCTTCTTTTGAGGAAGATTCCGGCGTGGAAGAAGCGGAGGGAGCATTCTTGTGTTCTGCTTTGGCTGCTGCTTGCTCTGCTTTTGCTTCTCCTTCGCCCatagctatatatatgtgtttgtataggtatgtgtgtgtatatatatgagaataaGAGGATTTAGAGTTTGGTGAAGAGTGAACTTCACTAAgtaggaggaagagaagaaagataaagTAGTAGATGTAAGATTTtgtcttgatttgttttttttttgtaagttaatACTAAAGAGCCTTAAACACTCTTCTAGAGtacattttattaattgtttataaCTTAGAAAGCTTGGAGTCGTAATTATGTGTTCGTCTTACTTTTGAGatgctaatctttttttttttgtaaagaagcCGTAAAATTTGATATGGGTTAAGTAAGATTTATGGGATTTGGTTTACTGTTTACATTAAGgtttttataatatattgataCAGCTAGAAACTAGAAAGAAGTACTTTCGAAAGAATCCAAATCTCGGTGCAACCGTTCACGTGACGGATCTGATGACTATAATgataatcaatttttatatatttaaatgtgaATCTATTGGCTACTACACAGTACATACTATTTATACGATTGACTTTTTTGGTGACNCGGAGGAAGCGGAAGCGGCGGCgttatgatttgatttttgtacGTCACGTACATGGAGAGCTTGTCGTAGTAAATGGAGACTCTCCGGTTAGGGTTTCTCGCCAAAACGCTGAACTGAACAGAGGTTGTGATCAACGGCGGCGCCGTGAAGTTGAGGTCGTAGATGGCGGCTCCGACGACGGTGAGACGTGGTTTGTGTGGACGGTAGACGAGCCAGAGGATCAAAGCGATGATACCTAGTAAGACGAGGATGGTGAAGATCGCACCGCAGATTGCACGGCGAGCGTCTCCGCCGCCACCTCCGCCTTCTTTTGAGGAAGATTCCGGCGTGGAAGAAGCGGAGGGAGCATTCTTGTGTTCTGCTTTGGCTGCTGCTTGCTCTGCTTTTGCTTCTCCTTCGCCCatagctatatatatgtgtttgtataggtatgtgtgtgtatatatatgagaataaGAGGATTTAGAGTTTGGTGAAGAGTGAACTTCACTAAgtaggaggaagagaagaaagataaagTAGTAGATGTAAGATTTtgtcttgatttgttttttttttgtaagttaatACTAAAGAGCCTTAAACACTCTTCTAGAGtacattttattaattgtttataaCTTAGAAAGCTTGGAGTCGTAATTATGTGTTCGTCTTACTTTTGAGatgctaatctttttttttttgtaaagaagcCGTAAAATTTGATATGGGTTAAGTAAGATTTATGGGATTTGGTTTACTGTTTACATTAAGgtttttataatatattgataCAGCTAGAAACTAGAAAGAAGTACTTTCGAAAGAATCCAAATCTCGGTGCAACCGTTCACGTGACGGATCTGATGACTATAATgataatcaatttttatatatttaaatgtgaATCTATTGGCTACTACACAGTACATACTATTTATACGATTGACTTTTTTGGTGACTACTATGGTATTTGTGCAATGTGATAACTATAACTTTTTTGTCCGTGTGTTAATCAGAATGTAAAAAACTATACTACAAAAGGTTGcggttttttggaaaaaaaaaaaaaaggttgcgGTTTGTGAAAGGCATGGTATGTAATGTTGCATTGCGTGCcatattatttgtatttttgttcggTTGTGGCTATGAGTTTAGTATGTTATTGGCGCTAAGTAATTTTCCCAATGAAGCTACCATACCTCACAATTATTTTTATCAACTGTAGTTTAGAATAAAGCCATTAACTACATACATCTATCGAAGGTACAATAAATGAATTGGGTACCACAAGATTTGCAAAATTATTTCATAGCTAGGTTTAGAAAAGTACaacagcctttttttttttttcttatgtccACATCTCCAACAATATTCCTGAACAAAATTccatataatttaaaacaaaatacgGTACATAAAAATGTatagtatatagtttttttagtaAACATCCAAATTACATAATTATCACATATAAAAAGAACCTGTTATTTAAAAGACACTAACCGAGGCACCGCACCGACACTGTAGTCACCGACAGAGATAAGTCATAGAGTCTGCTGCTGCTACTACCTTCTCTTTCCTTATTGGGCCTATATTAATACTCCcattaataaatgttaaagccCATTATTAATTGGGCTTGCATAATTTTAGCCTAAATATTCGATTTCTGCTAGACTGAATCATCATCTCTCATTTCTAACGGCCGATTTATTAAAAACCCCGACCAAATGCTTCGCCGGCCGGTCTACGACTGCTCCGCCGCTGTTCGCTACCTGACTCCTCCGTTGTTGACGTTTTCACGTTTtctattatcttcttcatctgaacACGAAGCTCGAGAGCCGATGATATCGAATCGGAACCCTAAATCTCCAATCGGATCTCCGACTCGGGTACAAAAGCTCATAGCTTCGCAATCGGATCCTCTCCTCGCCAAAGAGATTTTCGATTACGCTTCACAGCAGCCTAATTTTCGCCATTCTCAATCTTCTCatctcatcctcatcctcaaaCTCGGCCGTTCTCGATACTTCAGTCTCATCGACGATGTTCTCGCCAAGCACAGATCGAGTGGATACCCAGTGACCGGAGAACTCTTCACATGTCTGATCAAAGTCTACGCAGAAGCGAAGTTACCGGAGAAAGTTTTAAGTACGTTTTACAAAATGTTGGAGTTCAATTTCACGCCGCAGCCAAGACATCTGAATCGGATCCTAGAGGTTCTCGTAAGCCATAGGGGTTATCTTCGGAAAGCGTTTGATCTATTCAAGAGTTCGCGTCTTCACGGAGTGATGCCTAACACGAGAAGTTACAACATTTTGATGCACGCTTTTTGTTTGAATGATGATTTGAGTATTGCATACCTACTGTTTGGTAAAATGCTTGAGAGAGATGTTGTCCCTGATGTGGAGTCTTATAAGATTCTGATACAAGGGTTTTCTAGGAAAGGACAAGTGAATGGTGCTATGGAATTACTGGAAGATATGCTGAATAAAGGTTTCGTGCCTGATAGGTTGAGTTACACAACATTGTTGAACAGTTTGTGTAGGAAGACGCAGCTCAGAGAGGCTTATAAGCTTCTATGTAGGATGAAGTTAAAAGGTTGCAATCCGGATATTGTTCATTACAACACGATGATTCTCGGCTTTTGTAGAGAAGGTGGCGCTATGGATGCTAGGAAAGTTCTTGATGATATGTCGGGTAACGGCTGCGCGGCTAATCTGATCTCGTGTAGGACATTGATTGGAGGACTCTGTGATCAAGGGATGTATGATGAAGGGAAGAAGTATCTCATACAGATGATATCGAAAGGGTTTTCTCCTCATTTTTCGATTTCGAATAGTTTGGTAAAAGGGTTTTGCAGCTCCGGGAAAGTCGAAGAAGCATGTGATTAGGAACGGAGAAACATTGCATTCAGACACTTGGGAGATGATAATTCCATTAATCTGTAAAGAAGATGAGTCGGAGAAGATCAAACGCTTTCTTGAAGATGCTACTAAAGAAGAGATAGGCGGTGATACCAGAATCGTCGATGCGGGTGTCGGATTAGGATCTTACCTCTCTAGTAAGCTACAAATGAAACGCAAAAATgttagagagagaggaagagacatACATTTTTATCAATAGGTCCCTGAGCTGATgtagaaagaagagagaaacgttGAAATCTCAAAACTTTCTTAAGAAAGTCTCGTGGTCTTCGTTATTGGGCCTAACTTGGGCTTTAACATGAGTTTAAGTCCATTTTGCTTCATATCAGATTCTGATTAATTATAGGAAGTGAGGGTGGCGACTAGGGATCAGATCTGAGTTTCGCTTAAAATGCCGGAGATCGAACAAGACGATGCGGCGGCGGAGACGGTGGATTCGTCCACCGTTAAATTCGGAACACCGGAAGCGTTGAAGTATGTACGATCACTGACTGACGTTGGAGCGATGACGCGACTTCTTCACGAATGTATCGCTTACCAGCGAAGCCTAGACTCAGATCTCGACGCGCTTCTATCGCAGCGTACGGAGCTGGATCGGAGTCTCGTTCAGCTACAGAGATCCGCGGAGATTCTTGATATCGTGAAAGCGGATGCGGATCACATGTTGGGAAATGTTCGATCGACTTGTGATCTCGCGGATCAGGTCAGTGGGAAGGTGCGAGAGCTCGATCTCGCCCAGTCTCGTGTGAATGTTACTCTTTCCCGCATAGACGCGATTGTCGAGCGAGGGAATTGCATCGAAGGCGTGAAGACGGCTTTGGAATCGGAGGATTACGAGTCCGCTGCGAAGTTCGTACAGAGGTTTCTCCAGATCGATTCGCAGTACAAGGATTCTTCTGGTTCTGATCAGAGAGAGCAGCTTCTTGCTTCGAAGAAGCAGCTTGAAGGTATTGTGAATAAGAAGCTCTCAGCGGCGATTAACCAGAGAGATCATCCTACAATTTTGAGATTCGTGNNNNNNNNNNNNNNNNNNNNNNNNNNNNNNNNNNNNNNNNNNNNNNNNNNNNNNNNNNNNCGCAGCCAAGACATCTGAATCGGATCCTAGAGGTTCTCGTAAGCCATAGGGGTTATCTTCGGAAAGCGTTTGATCTATTCAAGAGTTCGCGTCTTCACGGAGTGATGCCTAACACGAGAAGTTACAACATTTTGATGCACGCTTTTTGTTTGAATGATGATTTGAGTATTGCATACCTACTGTTTGGTAAAATGCTTGAGAGAGATGTTGTCCCTGATGTGGAGTCTTATAAGATTCTGATACAAGGGTTTTCTAGGAAAGGACAAGTGAATGGTGCTATGGAATTACTGGAAGATATGCTGAATAAAGGTTTCGTGCCTGATAGGTTGAGTTACACAACATTGTTGAACAGTTTGTGTAGGAAGACGCAGCTCAGAGAGGCTTATAAGCTTCTATGTAGGATGAAGTTAAAAGGTTGTAATCCGGATATTGTTCATTACAACACGATGATTCTCGGCTTTTGTAGAGAAGGTCGCGCTATGGATGCTAGGAAAGTTCTTGATGATATGTCGGGTAACGGCTGCTCGGCTAATCTGATCTCGTATAGGACATTGATTGGAGGACTCTGTGATCAAGGGATGTATGATGAAGGGAAGAAGTATCTCATAGAGATGATGTCGAAAGGGTTTTCTCCTCATTTTTCGATTTCGAATAGTTTGGTAAAAGGGTTTTGCAGCTTCGGGAAAGTCGAAGAAGCATGTGATGTTGTAGGGTTTGTGATTAAGAACGGAGAAACATTGCATTCAGACACTTGGGAGATGATAATTCCATTAATCTGTAAAGAAGATGAGTCGGAGAAGATCAAACACTTTCTTGAAGATGCTACTAAAGAAGAGACAGGCGGTGATACCAGAATCGTTGATGCGGGTGTCGGATTAGGATCTTACCTCTCTAGTAAGCTACAAATGAAACGCAAAAATGttagagagaggaagagacatACATTTTTTTAGGTTCCTGAGCTGAtgtagaaagaagaaagaaacgttGAAACCTCCTCAAAAGTTTCTTAAGAAAGTCTCGTGGTCTTCGTTATTGGGCCTAACTTGGGCTTTAACATGAGTTTAAGTCCATTTTTGCTTCATATCAGATTCTGATTAAATTATAGGAAGTGAGAGTGGCGACTAAGGGATCAGATCTGAGTTTCGCATAAAATGCCGGAGATCGAACAAGACGATGCGGCGGCGGAGACGGTGGATTCGTCCACCGTTAAATTCGGTACACCGGAAGCGTTGGAGTATGTACGATCACTCACTGACGTTGGAGCGATGACGCGACTTCTTCACGAATGTATCGCTTACCAGCGAAGCCTAGACTCAGATCTCGACGCGCTTCTATCGCAGCGTACGGAGCTGGATCGGAGTCTCGTTCAGCTACAGAGATCCGCGGAGATTCTTGATATCGTGAAAGCGGATGCGGATCACATGTTGGGAAATGTTCGATCGACTTGTGATCTCGCGGATCAGGTCAGTGGGAAGGTGCGAGAGCTCGATCTCGCACAGTCTCGTGTGAACGTTACGCTTTCCCGCATAGACGCGATTGTCGAGCGAGGGAATTGCATCGAAGGCGTGAAGACGGCTTTGGAATCGGAGGATTACGAGTCCGCTGCGAAGTTCGTACAGAGGTTTCTCCAGATCGATTCGCAGTACAAGGATTCTTCTGGTTCTGATCAGAGAGAGCAGCTTCTTGCTTCGAAGAAGCAGCTTGAAGGTATTGTGAATAAGAAGCTCTCAGCGGCGATTAACCAGAGAGATCATCCTACAATTTTGAGATTCGTGAGACTGTACTCTCCACTGGGAATGGAGGAAGAAGGTCTACCGATTTACGTTCGTTACTTGAAAGATGTCATTGCGATGAGAGGGAGGATGGAATACGAAAATGTGGTGGAGCTCATGGAGCAAGAAGGAGGACTCGTCGGACAGGTTAATTTCGTTGGTTGCTTAACCAATTTGTTTAAGGACATTGTCATGGCTATAGCAGAAAACGATGAGATCTTGAGGGGTCTTTGTGGAGAGGATGGTGTTGTTTATGCCATCTGTGAATTGCAAGAGGAATGTGATTCAAGAGGTTCGTCCATCTTGAAGAAGTACATGGACTTTAGAAATTTAGCTGGATTGGCGTCTGATATTAACAATTCTCCCAATCTGAATCTTCTCGCTGGTGGTGCGTCTGAAGGACCAGACCCGAGGGAAGTTGAGCTCTATGTGGACGAGATACTGTCCCTGATGCAGTTGGGTGAGGATTATACCGAGTTCATGGTGTCAAAAATCAAGTCTTTGACGTCAGTAGATCCTGAGTTGTTGCCAAGGGCTACAAAGGCATTTAGAAATGGGAATTTTAGCAAAGTGATCCGGGATGTGACAGAATACTATGTGGTACTAGAAGGGTTCTTTATGGTTGAGAACGTGAGGAAAGCTATAAGGATCGATGAGCATGTACCCGACAGCCTTACCACTTCAATGGTGGACGATGTGTTCTATGTTTTGCAGAGTTGCCTGAGGAGATCTATTTCAACGTCAAACATCAGTTCTGTGGTTGCTGTGTTGAGCAATGCCGGTAGCNNNNNNNNNNNNNNNNNNNNNNNNNNNNNNNNNNNNNNNNNNNNNNNNNNNNNNNNNNNNNNNNNNNNNNNNNNNNNNNNNNNNNNNNNNNNNNNNNNNNNNNNNNNNNNNNNNNNNNNNNNNNNNNNNNNNNNNNNNNNNNNNNNNNNNNNNNNNNNNNNNNNNNNNNNNNNNNNNNNNNNNNNNNNNNNNNNNNNNNNNNNNNNNNNNNNNNNNNNNNNNNNNNNNNNNNNNNNNNNNNNNNNNNNNNNNNNNNNNNNNNNNNNNNNNNNNNNNNNNNNNNNNNNNNNNN contains:
- the LOC104737639 gene encoding NDR1/HIN1-like protein 12, whose amino-acid sequence is MGEGEAKAEQAAAKAEHKNAPSASSTPESSSKEGGGGGGDARRAICGAIFTILVLLGIIALILWLVYRPHKPRLTVVGAAIYDLNFTAPPLITTSVQFSVLARNPNRRVSIYYDKLSMYVTYKNQIITPPLPLPPLRLGHKSTVVIAPVMGGNGVPVSPEVANGLKSDEAYGVVLMRVVVLGRLRWKAGAIKTGRYGFYATCDVWLRFTRSSNGQVPLLAPSTCKVDV
- the LOC109125036 gene encoding NDR1/HIN1-like protein 12, translating into MGEGEAKAEQAAAKAEHKNAPSASSTPESSSKEGGGGGGDARRAICGAIFTILVLLGIIALILWLVYRPHKPRLTVVGAAIYDLNFTAPPLITTSVQFSVLARNPNRRVSIYYDKLSMYVTYKNQIITPPLPLPPXHQKSQSYK
- the LOC109128408 gene encoding pentatricopeptide repeat-containing protein At4g01400, mitochondrial-like, whose amino-acid sequence is MPEIEQDDAAAETVDSSTVKFGTPEALKYVRSLTDVGAMTRLLHECIAYQRSLDSDLDALLSQRTELDRSLVQLQRSAEILDIVKADADHMLGNVRSTCDLADQVSGKVRELDLAQSRVNVTLSRIDAIVERGNCIEGVKTALESEDYESAAKFVQRFLQIDSQYKDSSGSDQREQLLASKKQLEGIVNKKLSAAINQRDHPTILRFPRHLNRILEVLVSHRGYLRKAFDLFKSSRLHGVMPNTRSYNILMHAFCLNDDLSIAYLLFGKMLERDVVPDVESYKILIQGFSRKGQVNGAMELLEDMLNKGFVPDRLSYTTLLNSLCRKTQLREAYKLLCRMKLKGCNPDIVHYNTMILGFCREGRAMDARKVLDDMSGNGCSANLISYRTLIGGLCDQGMYDEGKKYLIEMMSKGFSPHFSISNSLVKGFCSFGKVEEACDVVGFVIKNGETLHSDTWEMIIPLICKEDESEKIKHFLEDATKEETGGDTRIVDAGVGLGSYLSSKLQMKRKNVRERKRHTFF
- the LOC104737640 gene encoding conserved oligomeric Golgi complex subunit 4-like → MPEIEQDDAAAETVDSSTVKFGTPEALEYVRSLTDVGAMTRLLHECIAYQRSLDSDLDALLSQRTELDRSLVQLQRSAEILDIVKADADHMLGNVRSTCDLADQVSGKVRELDLAQSRVNVTLSRIDAIVERGNCIEGVKTALESEDYESAAKFVQRFLQIDSQYKDSSGSDQREQLLASKKQLEGIVNKKLSAAINQRDHPTILRFVRLYSPLGMEEEGLPIYVRYLKDVIAMRGRMEYENVVELMEQEGGLVGQVNFVGCLTNLFKDIVMAIAENDEILRGLCGEDGVVYAICELQEECDSRGSSILKKYMDFRNLAGLASDINNSPNLNLLAGGASEGPDPREVELYVDEILSLMQLGEDYTEFMVSKIKSLTSVDPELLPRATKAFRNGNFSKVIRDVTEYYVVLEGFFMVENVRKAIRIDEHVPDSLTTSMVDDVFYVLQSCLRRSISTSNISSVVAVLSNAGSXXGNDYHEALQQKIREPNLGARLFLGGIGVENTGTEIATALNNMDVSFEYILKLKHEIEEQCTEVFPAPTDRERIKSCLSEFGELSNSFKQLLNSGMEQLVATVTPRIRPVLDTVATISYELTETEYAENEVNDPWVQRLLHSVETNAAWLQPLMTSNNYDSFLHLIIDFIVKRLEVIMMQKRFSQLGGLQLDRDTRALVSHFSGMTQRTVRDKFARLTQMATILNLEKVSEILDFWGENSGPMTWRLTPAEVRRVLGLRVEFKPESIAALKL